Within Epilithonimonas zeae, the genomic segment ATTTTCAACAAAAGGTTTTCCACAATTGCCAATACCAAATACTTTTAAACAACTTTATAAACAATTAAAACTATAAATAACTGTAATTAAATAGGTTATATCAAAAATAATTAGTTTACAAAAGTAAATTGATGTCATTTACAAACGTAACCGTTTTTAAATTAAAATAGATTACATTTGTAAAATGAATTTCAATGATAGATTTACAAAAGTTATAGAATACTCTGAACTAACTCCTGCCGAATTTGCAGAAGAAATTGGTGTGCAACGTTCGAGTATTTCACACATCATTTCTGGAAGGAACAAACCTTCTCTTGATTTCATTACCAAGATAAAATCTAAATTCCCAGATCTTGAATGGGATTGGCTGATTAACGGAAATGGCGAAATGCTTATTAACAAAGAAGAAATTCCAGTTACAATTCCTACAAGTGAACCGGAAGAAAAAAAGCCGGCAAAAAAAACTTTGCCAGATTTATTCTCATTAATTAGTGATGAACAATTTGGACAAGAAGAAATTGATAAGAAACCCGAAAATCAAATTTCACGAGAATCTAATATTTCTGTACCAATTGTAGAAAAAAATAAAATATCCGATTCTCAGCGATTAGAGAATTTTGATAAAAAACAAGAAAATTCGTCAAAAAAAATTAGA encodes:
- a CDS encoding helix-turn-helix domain-containing protein, whose amino-acid sequence is MNFNDRFTKVIEYSELTPAEFAEEIGVQRSSISHIISGRNKPSLDFITKIKSKFPDLEWDWLINGNGEMLINKEEIPVTIPTSEPEEKKPAKKTLPDLFSLISDEQFGQEEIDKKPENQISRESNISVPIVEKNKISDSQRLENFDKKQENSSKKIRRIVFFFEDGTFETYEN